Proteins encoded within one genomic window of Camelina sativa cultivar DH55 chromosome 19, Cs, whole genome shotgun sequence:
- the LOC104765000 gene encoding ankyrin repeat-containing protein ITN1, producing MAAASFVDGERGDMEKGGMILQSSENLNPMVDPSPTPSPSATATAPALVLSNSGKRMDQAGKKKYVKQVTGRHNDTELHLAAQRGDLAAVQQILKDINSQMEGILSGEEFDVEVAEIRASIVNEVNELGETALFTAADKGHLDVVKELLKYSSRESIAKKNRSGYDPLHIAAIQGHHAIVEVLLDHDSTLSHTFGPSNATPLVSAAMRGHTEVVNQLLSKAGNLLEISRSNHKNALHLAARQGHVEVIKALLAKDPQLARRVDKKGQTALHMAVKGQNAEVVKLLLDADPAIVMQPDKSCNTALHVATRKKRAEIVELLLSLPDTNANALTREHKTALDIAEGLPLSEESSYIKECLARSGALRANELNQPRDELRSTVTQIKNDVHIQLEQTKRTNKNVHNISKELRKLHREGINNATNSVTVVAVLFATVAFAAIFTVPGGDNNDGSAVVVGRASFKIFFIFNAIALFTSLAVVVVQITLVRGETKAEKRVVEVINKLMWLASMCTSVAFLASSYIVVGRKNQWAAELVTVVGGVIMAGVLGTMTYYVVKSKRTRSMRKKVKSARRSGSNSWHHSDFSNSEVDPIFAI from the exons ATGGCTGCCGCATCCTTTGTAGATG GAGAAAGAGGAGATATGGAGAAAGGGGGAATGATTTTACAGTCAAGTGAGAATCTAAATCCTATGGTAGATCCTTCACCAACACCTTCACCATCTGCAACCGCAACTGCACCAGCTTTGGTTTTGTCTAATTCAGGCAAGAGAATGGATCAAGCTGGCAAGAAAAAGTATGTTAAGCAAGTCACTGGTCGCCACAACGACACTGAGCTTCACTTAGCGGCTCAACGTGGCGATTTGGCTGCTGTGCAGCAGATTCTCAAGGATATTAACTCTCAGATGGAAGGGATTCTGAGTGGGGAAGAGTTTGATGTTGAAGTTGCTGAGATCCGAGCTTCAATTGTGAATGAGGTGAATGAGTTAGGGGAGACTGCGCTCTTCACTGCTGCGGATAAAGGGCATCTTGATGTCGTCAAAGAGCTTTTGAAGTATTCGAGTAGAGAGAGTATTGCTAAGAAGAACCGTTCTGGATATGATCCACTTCATATTGCTGCCATACAAGGTCATCATG CTATTGTTGAGGTCTTGCTAGATCATGATTCAACGCTTAGTCATACATTTGGCCCATCGAATGCAACTCCGCTTGTGTCTGCAGCTATGAGAGGCCATACAGAAGTTGTGAACCAGCTCTTATCCAAAGCTGGGAATTTGCTAGAGATTTCCCGGTCTAACCATAAAAACGCCTTGCATCTAGCTGCAAGGCAAGGTCATGTGGAGGTCATAAAAGCTCTTCTCGCCAAGGATCCTCAGCTAGCTAGACGGGTTGACAAGAAAGGACAAACTGCACTTCACATGGCTGTTAAAGGGCAGAACGCCGAAGTTGTGAAACTGCTGCTCGATGCAGATCCTGCTATTGTTATGCAACCTGACAAGTCTTGTAACACAGCTCTACATGTTGCCACCAGGAAAAAACGAGCAGAG ATTGTAGAACTATTGTTGTCACTCCCTGATACTAACGCCAATGCTTTAACCCGGGAACACAAGACAGCACTTGACATAGCAGAAGGGCTTCCACTCTCAGAAGAATCTTCATACATAAAAGAGTGTCTTGCTCGTAGCGGGGCTCTTAGGGCTAATGAGCTGAACCAGCCAAGGGACGAGCTGAGAAGCACTGTCACCCAAATCAAGAACGATGTACATATCCAGCTGGAACAGACAAAAAGGACGAACAAAAATGTGCACAACATTTCCAAAGAACTCAGGAAACTCCACAGAGAAGGGATCAACAATGCAACCAATTCGGTAACTGTTGTGGCTGTACTGTTTGCAACTGTAGCTTTTGCTGCTATATTCACAGTGCCTGGAGGAGACAACAATGACGGATCAGCAGTTGTGGTGGGCCGAGCATCATTCAagattttcttcattttcaacGCGATTGCGTTGTTTACTTCTCTGGCAGTTGTGGTGGTCCAGATCACATTGGTGAGAGGAGAGACAAAAGCTGAGAAGAGGGTAGTGGAAGTGATCAACAAACTCATGTGGTTGGCATCGATGTGTACATCTGTGGCATTTCTTGCATCATCATACATAGTGGTTGGGCGTAAGAACCAGTGGGCAGCTGAGCTGGTGACGGTGGTTGGGGGCGTGATAATGGCTGGTGTTCTTGGAACCATGACTTATTACGTGGTGAAGTCGAAGAGGACAAGGTCGAtgaggaagaaggtgaagagTGCACGCAGGAGCGGTTCCAACTCATGGCATCATTCAGATTTCTCTAACTCGGAAGTCGATCCCATTTTCGCAATCTAa
- the LOC104765001 gene encoding 50S ribosomal protein L10, chloroplastic-like produces MSSLRRALLVAGKTKINLENCHFITGINYNGLSVKQLQELRGILRENTNTKLLVAKNTLVYKALEGTKWESLKPCMKGMNAWIFVQSEDIPAALKTFVNFQKEKKLFDNNLGGAVFEEKLYAPQDYKVIETMPSRSDVYNMMLGSLHWPALDLVNTLQAPPASENETVAASVS; encoded by the coding sequence ATGTCTAGCCTCAGAAGAGCTCTACTGGTTGCGGGAAAGACGAAGATAAACCTAGAGAACTGCCATTTCATAACAGGAATCAACTACAACGGACTCAGCGTGAAGCAATTACAAGAGCTCCGTGGAATCCTCCGCGAAAACACGAACACGAAGCTACTCGTCGCGAAGAACACTTTGGTGTACAAAGCCTTAGAAGGAACGAAATGGGAATCTCTGAAGCCATGTATGAAAGGTATGAACGCTTGGATCTTCGTTCAGTCAGAAGACATCCCTGCTGCTTTGAAGACCTTCGTCAATTTccagaaagagaagaagctctTCGATAACAACTTAGGCGGTGCCGTCTTCGAAGAGAAACTGTACGCTCCTCAAGATTACAAGGTCATTGAGACTATGCCGTCTCGATCCGATGTTTATAATATGATGCTTGGTTCTTTGCATTGGCCGGCGTTGGATCTCGTCAATACGTTGCAGGCACCACCGGCGTCAGAGAATGAGACTGTTGCTGCTTCTGTTTCTTAG
- the LOC104765002 gene encoding actin-related protein 5: MTGDDGDQINAVGRGSMSFVSRIRRQTDYNTYPPSIPIVIDNGASYFRIGWAGETEPRVVFRNIVQRPRHKATGETVTIVGDLDPALMKYFDCTRSGPRSPFDSNVVYQFEIMEYILDFAFDRLGANGSRIDHPILITECACNPVQSRSKMAELLFDTYGVPAVAFGVDAAFSYKYNQLHGICKEDGIVLCPGFTTTHAIPFVDGEPVYKGSCRTNIGGYHVTDYLKQLLSLKYPFHSSRFTWEKAEDLKLEHCYIAPDYASEVRLFQEGTKEAEEKTRYWQLPWIPPPTEVPPSEEEIARKAAIREKQGQRLREMAEAKKLSKINEMESELSSLRFLVKQLDQVDEDDIPTFLSDTGYASRQELESTILKVTQSLRKARGEPMNEPSEGEENTDSLNNEKYPLMNIPDDMLTPEQLKDKKRQMFLKSTTEGRLRARQKRNEEELEKERRNQLEEERRRENPDFYLEEMRAQYKEVLERVEQKKRLKTNGSSNGNNKSGGVGRGERLSAAQRERMRLLTTAAFDRGKGEDTFGARDEDWQLYKLMSKDNDDDDEQPDSDEAELARLTSRLQEIDPTFVQKVEGESLTSGEVPPRVRQLTEEDYKIVIGIERFRCPEILFHPNLVGIEQVGLDEMAGASIRRLPHEETELVEERLTSSILMTGGCSLLPGMKERLECGIRMIRPCGDPIVVVRAMDPVLDAWRGASAFAANLNFLSNAFTKMDYDEKGEDWLRKYQIRYNNL, encoded by the exons ATGACTGGCGACGACGGGGACCAAATCAACGCAGTAGGAAGAGGAAGCATGTCGTTCGTTTCGAGGATACGTAGGCAGACTGATTACAATACCTATCCACCTTCGATTCCCATTGTTATCGATAATGGCGCCTCTTACTTCCGTATcgg GTGGGCAGGAGAAACTGAGCCTCGGGTTGTTTTCCGCAATATCGTGCAAAGGCCACGCCACAAAGCTACAG GTGAAACTGTTACTATTGTTGGCGACCTGGATCCTGCATTGATGAAGTACTTTGATTGCACTCGCTCAGGACCACGTTCTCCCTTTGACAGCAATGTGGTGTATCAGTTTGAGATCATGGAATAT ATTCTTGACTTCGCCTTTGATCGTTTGGGTGCTAATGGATCAAGG ATTGATCATCCAATCCTAATCACAGAATGTGCATGCAACCCAGTTCAATCTCGAAGCAAAATGGCAGAACTGCTATTTGATACTTATGGAGTGCCTGCAGTTG CATTTGGAGTCGATGCTGCTTTCAGCTATAAGTACAATCAACTACATGGAATTTGTAAAGAAGATGGAATTGTTCTCTGTCCAGGATTCACTACAACACACGCCATTCCA TTTGTCGACGGAGAACCTGTTTATAAAGGGTCCTGCCGCACAAACATTGGTGGATATCATGTGACTGATTATTTAAAGCAGCTTCTGTCACTTAAGTACCCTTTTCATTC GTCTAGGTTTACATGGGAGAAGGCCGAAGATTTAAAATTGGAGCACTGTTATATCGCACCGGACTATGCTTCTGAAGTTCGGTTATTCCAG GAAGGAACAAAAGAAGCTGAAGAGAAAACAAGGTATTGGCAGCTTCCATGGATACCTCCTCCCACCGAAGTTCCTCCatcagaagaagagattgcAAGGAAGGcagctataagagaaaaacaaggTCAAAGGCTGAGAGAAATGGCTGAAGCAAAGAAATTGTCCAAGATAAATGAAATGGAGAGTGAACTGAGCAGCTTGCGTTTCCTTGTGAAACAACTTGACCAGGTTGACGAGGACGACATTCCAACCTTTTTGTCAGACACCGGTTATGCGTCCAGGCAAGAGCTAGAATCTACTATTTTGAAAGTGACACAGTCGCTTAGAAAAGCAAGGGGTGAGCCGATGAATGAACCATCTGAGGGTGAAGAGAACACTGATTCTCTTAATAATGAAAAGTATCCTCTTATGAATATCCCCGATGATATGCTTACTCCTGAGCAG CTTAAGGACAAGAAGAGGCAAATGTTTCTGAAATCAACAACAGAGGGCCGGCTACGAGCTAGACAAAAGCGTAATGAGGAGGAACtcgaaaaagagagaagaaaccaatTAGAGGAGGAAAGACGTCG TGAGAACCCAGACTTTTACTTAGAGGAGATGCGAGCTCAGTACAAGGAAGTGTTGGAGAGAGTTGAGCAGAAGAAACGTCTGAAAACAAATGGGTCGAGTAACGGGAATAATAAGTCTGGAGGTGTTGGGCGAGGCGAGCGACTAAGCGCTGCACAGAGGGAGAGAATGCGTCTGCTGACAACAGCAGCGTTTGATAGAGGGAAAGGCGAGGATACATTTGGTGCTAGAGATGAAGATTGGCAGCTATACAAACTTATGAGCAAGGATaatgacgacgatgatgaaCAACCTGATTCAGACGAGGCTGAGTTGGCTCGTTTAACATCTAGACTTCAGGAAATTGACCCAACATTTGTGCAGAAAGTAGAGGGAGAGAGTCTGACATCAGGGGAGGTACCACCACGCGTACGTCAGTTAACAGAGGAAGATTACAAGATAGTGATTGGTATTGAAAGATTCAGGTGTCCTGAGATCCTGTTTCATCCAAACCTTGTTGGCATTGAGCAAGTAGGCTTAGACGAGATGGCCGGTGCATCGATCAGACGGCTACCGCACGAGGAGACAGAGTTAGTAGAAGAAAGGTTAACGAGTTCGATACTAATGACGGGCGGGTGTAGCCTTCTCCCGGGAATGAAAGAGCGGTTGGAATGTGGGATTAGGATGATAAGACCGTGTGGAGACCCCATAGTTGTGGTTCGAGCTATGGATCCAGTGCTGGATGCATGGCGTGGGGCATCTGCTTTTGCTGCCAATTTGAACTTCTTGAGTAACGCCTTTACTAAGATGGATTACGACGAGAAAGGTGAAGATTGGCTTCGAAAATATCAAATTCGATACAATAATTTGTGA
- the LOC104765004 gene encoding nascent polypeptide-associated complex subunit alpha-like protein 1: MTTEEKEILAAKLEEQKIDLDKPEVEDDDDNEDDDSDDDDKDDDEADGADGEAGGKSKQSRSEKKSRKAMLKLGMKPITGVSRVTVKKSKNILFVISKPDVFKSPASDTYVIFGEAKIEDLSSQLQSQAAEQFKAPDLSNVISKGESSSSAAVVQDDEEVDDEGVEPKDIELVMTQAGVSKPMAVKALKAANGDIVSAIMELTT; this comes from the exons ATGACTACCGAAGAGAAAGAGATCCTCGCCGCCAAATTGGAGGAACAAAAGATCGAT CTCGATAAGCCGGAAGTTGAGGACGATGATGATAACGAAGACGATGACTCCGATGACGATGACAAGGATGATGACGAGGCTGACG GAGCAGATGGAGAGGCAGGAGGTAAGTCAAAACAAAGCAGAAGTGAGAAGAAGAGTCGTAAAGCCATGTTGAAGCTCGGCATGAAACCCATCACTGGTGTTAGCAGAGTCACCGTCAAAAAGAGCAAGAat ATCTTGTTTGTCATATCAAAACCTGATGTGTTCAAGAGCCCGGCATCAGACACATATGTGATCTTCGGAGAGGCGAAGATCGAGGATTTGAGCTCTCAGCTCCAGTCACAGGCGGCAGAGCAATTCAAGGCTCCGGATCTCAGCAACGTGATTTCAAAGGGTGAGTCGTCGTCCAGCGCTGCAGTGGTTCAAGATGATGAGGAGGTTGACGACGAAGGTGTTGAGCCTAAGGACATTGAGTTGGTGATGACCCAAGCTGGAGTGTCTAAGCCTATGGCTGTGAAGGCTCTCAAGGCTGCAAATGGTGATATTGTCTCTGCCATCATGGAGCTTACCACCTAA
- the LOC104765005 gene encoding protein ELC-like, translating to MVPSPSNPQKIQQFLSSALSQRGPSSVPYEESAKWLIRQHLLNLISSYPSLEPKTASFMHNDGRSVNLLQADGTIPMPFHGVTYNIPVIIWLLESYPRHPPCVYVNPTADMIIKRPHAHVTPSGLVSHPYLQNWIHPSSNLVDLVSDLSAAFARDPPLYSRRRPQPPPPSPPTGYDASLTRPTSADQSLPRPFPPSPYGGGGGGGRVQVQHVHHQQQSDDAAEVFKRNAINKMVEMVHSDLVSMRRAREAEAEALLSLQSGLKRRDEEVNRGLKEMVDEKETLEQQLQVISMNTDILDSWVRENQGKTKNVVDIDVDTAFEVGDTLSKQMLDCTASDLAIEDTIYSLDKSFQDGGLPFDQYLRNVRLLSREQFFHRATGSKIRAAQMEAHVAAIAGRLHS from the coding sequence ATGGTTCCTTCGCCGTCGAATCCGCAGAAGATTCAGCAGTTCCTCTCATCTGCGCTCTCACAGCGCGGCCCATCATCCGTCCCCTACGAAGAGTCCGCCAAGTGGTTGATCCGGCAACATCTACTTAACCTAATCTCTTCTTACCCTTCCTTAGAGCCCAAGACGGCATCGTTTATGCACAACGATGGCCGGTCCGTCAATCTCCTCCAAGCAGATGGTACGATCCCTATGCCTTTTCATGGAGTCACCTACAACATCCCCGTCATCATCTGGCTCCTTGAGTCTTATCCTCGTCATCCTCCTTGCGTCTATGTGAATCCCACCGCCGATATGATCATCAAACGACCTCACGCACATGTCACTCCTTCTGGCCTCGTCTCTCATCCTTACCTTCAGAATTGGATTCACCCTAGCTCCAATCTCGTAGATCTCGTCTCCGATCTCAGCGCTGCTTTTGCTCGTGATCCGCCTCTTTACTCACGACGCCGTCCTCAGCCGCCACCACCGTCTCCTCCTACGGGATACGATGCTTCTCTCACACGACCTACTTCCGCTGATCAGTCTTTGCCTAGACCGTTCCCGCCATCACCgtacggcggaggaggaggaggaggtaggGTGCAAGTGCAGCACGTTCACCATCAGCAGCAATCAGATGATGCTGCGGAGGTTTTCAAGAGAAACGCGATTAATAAGATGGTGGAGATGGTACACAGCGATTTGGTTTCGATGAGGAGAGCAAGAGAAGCTGAAGCAGAAGCGTTACTGAGTTTGCAATCTGGGttgaaaagaagagatgaagaggTCAACAGAGGATTGAAGGAGATGGTTGATGAGAAAGAAACACTTGAACAGCAATTACAGGTTATCTCCATGAATACTGATATCCTAGATTCGTGGGTTAGAGAGAACCAAGGCAAAACCAAGAACGTAGTTGATATAGATGTGGATACTGCCTTTGAGGTTGGTGATACACTGTCTAAGCAGATGTTAGACTGTACTGCTTCGGATTTAGCCATAGAAGATACTATTTATTCCTTGGATAAGTCGTTTCAAGATGGAGGTCTGCCGTTTGATCAGTATTTGAGGAATGTGAGGTTGTTGTCGAGGGAACAGTTCTTCCACCGAGCCACAGGTTCTAAAATCAGGGCAGCTCAAATGGAGGCTCACGTTGCAGCGATCGCAGGTAGGTTACATTCATGA
- the LOC104765007 gene encoding uncharacterized protein LOC104765007, with protein sequence MAPTVLTGRTYSTHKEYSVDVFGGETLMVTVTPDFNVISQWINDVVRNNCGPYRQPLVVGVGVQWTPPAFYVANPLPSNYYAADPSPGDYVSNTNQRGELLSDPPADSLQLCVGNQCLIIQLRYCDQVPNSLGSFLTDPKTTFVGVWNSQDAGKLARCSHRLEIGKLLDVRPSLVEHHVNDSWGRSMRGSSFEKIVEECMGYRGVRLDPEISRSDWTVYNLGRLQVLHASLDTHFCYRLGVGARLWQV encoded by the exons ATGGCTCCGACGGTATTAACCGGCCGTACCTACTCTACACACAAAGAGTACTCTGTCGATGTCTTTGGTGGAGAGACGCTAATGGTCACCGTAACTCCGGATTTTAACGTCATCAGCCAATGGATCAATGACGTCGTCCGCAACAACTGTGGTCCGTACCGTCAACCTCTTGTCGTTGGAGTCGGCGTCCAGTGGACACCTCCGGCTTTTTACGTCGCCAACCCTTTGCCGAGTAATTACTACGCCGCCGATCCTTCGCCTGGTGATTACGTCTCCAATACTAATCAGCGTGGCGAGCTCCTCTCTGATCCTCCAGCGGATAGTCTCCAGTTATGCGTTGGTAACCAATGCCTTATCATCCAGTTACGTTACTGTGACCAAGTCCCTAACAGTCTCGGCAGTTTCTTGACGGATCCGAAAACAACGTTCGTCGGCGTCTGGAACAGTCAAGATGCAGGAAAACTGGCGAGGTGTAGTCATCGGTTGGAGATTGGGAAACTTCTTGACgtaagaccatcattagtgga GCATCACGTGAATGATTCGTGGGGAAGGAGCATGAGGGGCTCTTCGTTTGAAAAGATTGTTGAGGAATGTATGGGTTATCGAGGAGTGAGGCTTGATCCGGAGATAAGCAGGAGTGATTGGACTGTTTACAACTTAGGACGTTTACAGGTACTTCATGCGTCACTAGATACTCACTTTTGCTACCGGCTCGGTGTTGGTGCTCGTCTATGGCAAGTTTGA
- the LOC104765006 gene encoding glutathione S-transferase T3-like has protein sequence MDPRSLIRNPHTYFVDLMNSQKDSNSQDNPILPNTFSSQPVHFTQTLSSQPVNFTQTLSSQPVNCGPRFSSQPFQFRPASEDDDCIEVEVDEDEEDEGRGIRKRWTAEEDVNLISAWLNTSKDPVVSNEQRLQSFWKRVAAYYKANYGSSVSNARGPTQCKARWSKINHGVNKFVGCYAQASSRRKSGESEDDVLSMAYELYKNDKGKPFLLGHCWRELKHDQKWITEECSHKRTKLASDGAGASSPGECNDGAEMRPPGVKASKKKGKKPAVTIDVEDGSVGKLDKIIAMKEQEQAAKERHGKMRLLDSLLNKTELTSAEQLLRDKLVDQMLTNT, from the coding sequence ATGGATCCTAGAAGCCTTATTCGTAATCCACATACATATTTTGTTGATCTTATGAATTCTCAAAAAGACTCTAACTCCCAAGATAATCCAATTCTTCCAAATacattctcttctcagcctgtcCACTTTACCCAAACCCTCTCTTCTCAGCCTGTCAACTTTACCCAAACCCTCTCTTCTCAGCCTGTCAACTGTGGGCCTAGATTCTCTTCTCAGCCGTTTCAGTTTAGGCCGGCatctgaagatgatgattgtaTCGAGGTTGAggttgatgaggatgaagaagacgaaggaagGGGAATAAGAAAGCGGTGGACTGCAGAGGAGGATGTTAACCTCATAAGCGCTTGGTTAAACACAAGCAAGGATCCAGTTGTAAGTAATGAGCAGCGGCTACAAAGTTTCTGGAAGAGGGTTGCTGCCTACTACAAAGCTAACTATGGGTCATCTGTTTCAAATGCAAGAGGGCCTACACAATGTAAGGCTAGGTGGAGCAAGATAAACCATGGAGTCAATAAGTTTGTGGGCTGTTACGCACAAGCGAGTTCAAGAAGAAAGAgtggagaatcagaagatgatgtaTTGAGCATGGCGTATGAGCTTTACAAGAACGACAAGGGCAAGCCATTTCTGCTAGGACATTGCTGGAGGGAACTGAAgcatgatcagaaatggatcaCGGAGGAGTGTAGCCATAAGCGGACTAAACTCGCTTCAGATGGAGCAGGAGCATCCTCACCCGGAGAGTGCAATGATGGAGCTGAGATGAGGCCTCCGGGGGTTAAAGCTTCtaagaaaaaagggaagaaaccgGCTGTGACTATTGATGTAGAGGATGGTTCTGTTGGTAAGCTAGACAAGATCATTGCAatgaaagaacaagaacaagcgGCTAAAGAGAGACACGGCAAAATGAGACTGCTAGACAGCCTCCTTAACAAGACTGAACTAACAAGTGCCGAACAACTTCTTAGGGACAAACTCGTTGACCAAATGTTGACAAACACTTAG
- the LOC109130735 gene encoding uncharacterized protein LOC109130735 has product MSNWSSDQEVDDIVEEEVDSIVEMIQYNYTHPYVPPAPIIRRVHIERDREEGHTRLWNDYFSDNPTYTNAMFRRRFRMNKPLFLRIVTAIENGVPYFRQRRDATGRLGLSALQKCTAAIRLMAYGYTADAVDEYLRLAETTSHKCLLHFVEGVINLFGDEYLRRPTPEDLQRLLNIGEHRGFPGMIGSIDCMHWEWKNCPTAWKGQYTRGSGKPSIVLEAVASQDLWIWHAFFGPPGSLNDINVLDRSPVFDDILEGRAPRVRYVVNGRQYKMAYYLTDGIYPKWATFIQSITLPRGRKAKLFDQWQEGCRKDVERAFGVLQARFAIVKNPALFWDKGKIGKIMRASIILHNMIVEDERHDYNFYDPAEFHHGEGSGSSHVDLSYSTDIPTNLHNMMGIRNDVHDTQMHDLLQKDLIEHIWQKFGATAQ; this is encoded by the coding sequence atgtctaattggagttccgatcaagaagttgatgataTTGTAGAAGAGGAAGTTGATAGTATAGTGGAGATGATCCAATACAACTACACTCACCCATATGTACCACCAGCTCCAATAATCCGAAGAGTGCACATTGAGAGAGACCGTGAAGAAGGCCACACTCGgttgtggaatgattattttagtgataatccAACTTACACTAACGCTATGTTCCGTCGtcgctttagaatgaacaaaccattgttcCTTCGTATTGTTACCGctattgagaatggagtcccATACTTCAGACAAAGGCGAGATGCTACTGGAAGGCTTGGTCTTTCTGCACTTCAGAAATGTACGGCAGCTATTCGTTTGATGGCTTACGGATATACGGCAGATGCGGTGGATGAATATTTACGACTCGCTGAAACAACCTCCCACAAATGCCTTCTACATTTTGTTGAGGGagttataaatttgtttggCGACGAGTATCTGAGAAGACCTACACCGGAAGACCTCCAACGATTACTGAATATTGGAGAACATCGCGGTTTCCCCGGAATGATAgggagcatagattgtatgcattgggagtggaagaattgtcccactgCATGGAAAGGACAATATACACGTGGATCTGGTAAACCGTCAATCGTACTAGAGGCTGTGGCATcacaagatttatggatttggcacgcattttttggacCACCTGGTTCGTTAAATGATATCAACGTCTTGGACCGCTCCCCtgtgtttgatgatatcctagAGGGCCGAGCTCCGAGAGTTAGATACGTTGTCAATGGACGGCAATACAAAATGGCGTACTACCTAACGGATGGTATCTATCCCAAATGggcaactttcatccaatccATTACACTTCCACGTGGTCGAAAAGCAAAACTCTTTGATCAATGGCAAGAAGGATGtcgtaaagatgtagagcgtgcatttggagtcttgcaagctcgatttgcaatcgtgaagaatcccgcacttttttgggataaagggaaaatagggaaaataatgagagcatcTATCATcctgcataacatgatagtggaagacgaacgacatgacTACAATTTCTACGATCCAGCGGAATTCCATCACGGAGAAGGAAGCGGAAGTTCTCATGTCGATTTATCATATTCTACAGATATCCCAACAAATCTACATAATATGATGGGCATTCGAAATGATGTTCATGATACACAAATGCATGATCTTTTgcaaaaagacttgattgagcatatctggcaaaaatttggtgcaaccgcACAATAA
- the LOC104765009 gene encoding uncharacterized protein LOC104765009, protein MAPMIRRTIRNYATQEKYYVDFFGEELIVTVTKDRSVIGQWIHEVASKNRFSSHPPIVGLGVQWTPACFRKPVRYRLGSRPPVFYPPADTLQLCVGNRCIIIQLSHCHRVPLVLRRFLKDTDFRFYGVWNSQDAKRLRASKHKLKTAELLDLKKLVVDSRGMKSLKRSKFEVIVEEGLGYPGVEQYRGKSMSNWSVWKLSNDQIIQASVDAYCSFKLGVQVGTYPSE, encoded by the coding sequence ATGGCTCCGATGATCAGAAGAACCATCAGAAATTACGCTACTCAGGAAAAGTACTATGTCGATTTCTTCGGAGAGGAGTTGATTGTCACCGTAACGAAGGATCGCTCCGTCATCGGCCAATGGATCCACGAAGTAGCCTCCAAAAACCGCTTCTCCTCTCACCCTCCCATCGTTGGACTTGGCGTTCAGTGGACACCAGCTTGTTTCCGAAAACCGGTTCGTTATCGCCTCGGTTCCCGACCACCGGTTTTTTACCCTCCGGCGGATACTCTCCAGCTATGCGTTGGTAATAGATGTATCATCATCCAGCTGTCTCACTGTCACCGCGTTCCGCTGGTCCTTCGTCGTTTCCTAAAGGATACAGATTTCAGGTTCTACGGTGTTTGGAACAGCCAAGATGCGAAAAGGCTAAGGGCATCTAAACATAAGTTGAAGACTGcggagcttttggatttgaagaAGTTGGTTGTAGATTCGAGAGGAATGAAGAGCCTGAAGCGTAGTAAGTTTGAGGTGATTGTTGAGGAAGGTTTGGGTTACCCAGGAGTAGAGCAATATCGTGGGAAAAGCATGAGCAACTGGAGCGTTTGGAAACTTAGCAACGATCAGATTATTCAGGCCTCGGTAGATGCTTATTGCTCTTTCAAGCTTGGTGTTCAAGTTGGAACATATCCTTCTGAGTAA